The nucleotide sequence CAATAATGAAATCAGTTTGTATTTTTCTTATATCCTCAACTGACAAGTCATTCACACTAACGTTTTGTTCCAGTCTTTTGTTGCACTCAACGAAACCCAATTGGGCGAAAATTGGAACTCCATAGATATGAACCATTTCAGTCAAATCCTTAGCTTCACGCACAAAACGGGTGTAGTTGGTTGTAAGAGCATATTTCGAATAGGCATCACGGGCAATGAAAGTGAACAGTTCAGTAATTATCAATCCAACACCGCTTGCAGCGATGTTTTCATATCTAGTATATATTTCAGGAGTAAAATTACCTGCAGATTCCCTTTCTGATTCCCACAAACCGGTTCTGATGACTCTGCTGTTAAGCTTTAAATCTCCAAAATCACAGTAATCAAACAAATCTTTCATAATTATAATTAAGATTTATTCATATTAAAGAATTTGATAAATCTTATTTAAATGTGATTTTATGTAAAAAAATGAATAATAATAAAAAAATCAAATTAATGTCTTATTGCACAGTAATCTCTACAATACACAGATGATAAAAAAAATAAAGTGCTACAACCACATATGATAAAATATGAATAGAATTATTTTTTAGTAACTTTAAGTAAATTTAATCGATAAGTTTATATACTAACAAAAAGTAAATAAAACATAATTAATATTTAGGATGTGAAATTATGGTTGATTCCGAAACAATCGAAACTAAAATTTCAGACAAAAAAGAAGAATTTGATGAAAAAGTTGATGAAACTAAAGACAAATTCGATGAAATGAAAGAAGAAACATGGGAAAAATACGAAGAAAGAAAAGAAAAAAGCAAAAACATTGCTGACAACATGATTAACGATTTAGGTAAAACTATTGATGAAATCAAAGACAGCCTTAAAAACATGCAAAAAAATGCTGATCAAAAATACAAAGACTACAAAAAGGCTACTGTACAAACCTTAGACATCGACCTCGTTGAAACTCCTGATGTTTACTACATCAAAGCTGCAGTCCCAGGCGTTGCTAAAAAAGATGTAATCATCGAAGCAGGCGACAACGACATTACTATCGAAGCTACATTCGAACCTTTCATTGATGAATTCGATGAAGAAGATGAAGCAGAAGAAATCGTTTCAGCTATAAAAACTGGAAGATGTGTTAAAACCGTAAGGTTTGAAAACAGCATTGATATTGAAAACATCAAAGCAAAATACGCTAAAGGAATTATTAAAATTACCTTACCAAAATTAATCATACCAAAACATAAAGTAACTGTAGAATAATTATTCTACATTATTTTCTCTTTTTTTTAAGCGTGAAAATTTTATAGGCTTATTTTATTTTAATTTTTTACACATAAAAGTAGTAAGTAAATGATTTTCCAATCAGTTATTTCATGTAACATTATGAATTTTCAATTAGTTATTTTTGATATTTAATTTATAGATTTTATACTCTTTTATAAAGAAAGTAAAGTAAAAATAGTTTCTATAATAATGGCAACAAGCTTTGTTTTAATTCTGGAAGTTCATCAGTTATGGTGTGCCATAATACCTCAAATTCAAAATGTTCATATTGATGAGCCGCAAAGTTTCTCATACCTTTTATTTGCCTCCACGGGATATTATCATTCTCTTGTTTAAATTCATCAGATAATCTTGAAACATATTCCCCAATTTGAACAATGCACATGCTTGTTGATAACTGAAAAGATTTTGATGATTGAAATACTGCATAATCTCTTTCATATTCATCCAATAGACTGTCAACAATATCACAGTATTCAATAATCTTTTGAATATAGAAAATGTCATTATTTTTCATAAATAAGAACTCCATCTTTTTTTATTATTGCTAAAAATTTTTTATCTTCAATTCCCGTTGATACAACATCAACATGACAATGAAAAATATCCTCCAAATCTTGAACAA is from Methanobrevibacter sp. and encodes:
- a CDS encoding Hsp20/alpha crystallin family protein, with translation MVDSETIETKISDKKEEFDEKVDETKDKFDEMKEETWEKYEERKEKSKNIADNMINDLGKTIDEIKDSLKNMQKNADQKYKDYKKATVQTLDIDLVETPDVYYIKAAVPGVAKKDVIIEAGDNDITIEATFEPFIDEFDEEDEAEEIVSAIKTGRCVKTVRFENSIDIENIKAKYAKGIIKITLPKLIIPKHKVTVE
- a CDS encoding HepT-like ribonuclease domain-containing protein, with amino-acid sequence MKNNDIFYIQKIIEYCDIVDSLLDEYERDYAVFQSSKSFQLSTSMCIVQIGEYVSRLSDEFKQENDNIPWRQIKGMRNFAAHQYEHFEFEVLWHTITDELPELKQSLLPLL